From Gimesia panareensis, the proteins below share one genomic window:
- a CDS encoding serine/threonine-protein kinase — protein MLSPDSNHTLKNLTPPGSVDLELLADEFISRIRQGDHPSVSEYQQRHPELSDEIEEFFPAIAALEGGKYVEPVPGRVSLGASVPEQLGDFQIVREIGRGGMGVVYEAIQESLNRHVALKLLPRHLLLDEKQLKRFRREAELTASLHHTNIVPVYGVGENGGFHYYVMQLIEGVGLDELTQKIVATAASTGLKAHRAPLKTLTSIGDETVICPSGDSATTDFTLNMEAKPVDPVFEEFVDTPQNIAALGIQAASALQYAHDRGILHRDIKPGNLLLDRDGLLCITDFGLARAAEQNDLSKSTDIAGTLGYMAPEMFRGETCRQSDIYGLGITLYELLTRRFAIERTSRHEMIEKITHGSITSLRRIDPAIPRDLETIILKAIAPDTKHRYQQASDLADDLNRFLENRPIRARRVNLLEHVWRWSCRNPAIASLSGIALSLLLLLGVTLAVGFERERQERKKAEASAHLATATLDRVFDRFVPSRSQSSETTGSPADYSEPVLSRESADLLAGMIPFYEELAKSTGSQQEFRLKAANAQRKVGDIHRRLGDFQAALAAYQRSLELYQQDFSEAKTLTIATLYNEIGRIYRHLDQLPESRTAHETARKLLETAIAQNQDQSDLRFELARTCFLNARQFRPEQIQNEKGRLTGKRLNPDQNPNAAQLQQAIDILEQLIATDQTRPEYRYLLALCLQEQISDRIPQPKSDSIKQARVYEILENLVKEYPQISDYRHALVKSYERVELRNSKPGDISDTLISRLKSAIQHASRLVSDSPTIPEYKTSLIHSHNKLAHAMDILTMGYVPDIENRQYHDTAELSLRTAMRLQKELTEQFPDSEEYRQWLAKFEIDLAMIVSKKGNVKEAKTLFNSALQILEPAWKKNPDSPQQLAGILDTTEELARLYHQTNSDVDSWLMWDKHDKYEREFNERFPGLNPQDFKEKPPLHNHGGPGPGQPGHGPPRERRPPRPGGPGQNNGRLPRI, from the coding sequence ATGTTATCCCCCGATTCAAATCACACACTTAAAAACCTGACGCCTCCCGGATCGGTTGATCTGGAGCTGCTTGCAGATGAATTTATCTCTCGCATTCGCCAGGGTGATCACCCTTCCGTATCGGAATACCAGCAGCGTCACCCGGAACTATCAGATGAAATTGAAGAATTCTTTCCCGCGATCGCCGCGCTGGAAGGCGGAAAATATGTGGAGCCTGTTCCGGGAAGAGTCTCTTTAGGCGCTTCCGTTCCTGAACAGCTGGGCGATTTTCAGATCGTTCGCGAAATCGGACGGGGGGGAATGGGGGTCGTCTATGAAGCGATCCAGGAATCACTCAATCGGCACGTTGCCTTGAAGCTGCTCCCCCGCCACTTGCTGCTGGACGAAAAACAGCTCAAGCGATTCAGGCGTGAAGCAGAACTGACGGCCTCGCTGCATCATACCAATATCGTCCCGGTTTATGGGGTTGGGGAGAACGGGGGCTTTCACTATTACGTCATGCAGTTGATCGAAGGGGTCGGTCTGGATGAGCTGACTCAGAAAATCGTCGCCACTGCAGCGAGCACAGGCCTCAAGGCACACAGGGCACCACTGAAAACGCTGACATCCATCGGTGACGAAACCGTCATCTGCCCCTCGGGCGACAGCGCTACAACGGACTTCACCTTAAACATGGAAGCCAAACCGGTTGATCCTGTATTTGAAGAATTCGTTGATACGCCACAAAACATTGCCGCCCTGGGAATTCAGGCAGCCAGCGCCCTGCAATATGCACATGATCGCGGAATTCTCCACCGGGATATCAAACCGGGTAATCTGCTGCTGGATCGTGACGGACTGCTCTGTATTACTGACTTTGGACTGGCTCGCGCCGCAGAACAGAATGACCTGAGTAAATCGACAGACATCGCAGGCACGCTCGGATATATGGCTCCTGAAATGTTTCGCGGTGAGACCTGTCGCCAGAGCGATATTTATGGCCTGGGTATCACTCTGTATGAGCTGCTGACCAGACGCTTTGCAATTGAACGCACCAGCCGTCATGAAATGATTGAAAAAATCACTCACGGCTCGATCACTTCACTACGTCGCATCGACCCCGCCATTCCCCGCGACCTGGAAACCATTATCCTTAAAGCCATCGCTCCGGATACCAAACACCGCTACCAGCAGGCAAGCGATCTCGCGGACGATCTCAACCGTTTCCTGGAGAACCGTCCGATCCGCGCCAGACGTGTGAATCTGCTGGAACATGTCTGGCGCTGGAGCTGCCGGAATCCGGCAATCGCCAGTCTGTCAGGAATCGCCTTGAGCTTACTGCTACTGCTGGGCGTTACACTGGCGGTCGGCTTTGAACGGGAACGACAGGAACGAAAAAAAGCGGAAGCTTCTGCACATCTTGCCACTGCGACACTGGATCGTGTCTTCGACCGTTTTGTTCCCAGTCGCAGCCAGTCTTCGGAAACGACCGGTTCTCCGGCTGATTATTCAGAGCCGGTGCTCTCTCGGGAATCGGCAGATCTTCTCGCTGGTATGATTCCGTTTTATGAGGAACTGGCAAAATCAACCGGGTCACAACAGGAGTTTCGACTCAAAGCTGCTAACGCACAACGCAAGGTCGGTGATATCCATCGACGACTGGGAGATTTCCAGGCTGCGCTGGCTGCCTATCAGAGATCACTTGAACTGTACCAGCAGGACTTTAGCGAAGCAAAGACACTGACCATCGCCACGCTATATAACGAAATCGGTCGCATTTATCGCCATCTGGACCAGTTGCCTGAATCCAGAACAGCCCATGAAACCGCTCGCAAGTTACTGGAGACGGCCATCGCTCAAAACCAGGATCAGTCGGACCTGCGTTTCGAACTGGCACGCACCTGTTTCCTGAATGCCCGTCAGTTTCGACCGGAGCAGATACAAAATGAGAAGGGCCGACTGACTGGAAAACGCCTCAACCCCGATCAGAATCCTAATGCCGCACAACTGCAGCAGGCCATCGATATTCTGGAACAACTGATTGCCACCGATCAGACACGTCCCGAGTACCGCTACCTGCTGGCGCTTTGCCTTCAGGAGCAGATCTCGGACCGCATTCCTCAGCCGAAATCAGACAGCATTAAACAGGCACGCGTTTATGAAATTCTGGAAAATCTGGTCAAGGAATACCCCCAGATCTCTGACTACCGGCACGCTCTCGTAAAATCTTACGAACGGGTCGAACTTCGTAATTCCAAACCGGGAGATATCAGTGACACCCTGATTTCTCGTTTAAAAAGTGCGATTCAGCACGCCAGTCGTCTGGTCTCGGATTCTCCCACGATTCCCGAATACAAAACCTCGCTGATTCACTCTCATAATAAGCTTGCGCATGCCATGGATATTTTGACCATGGGTTATGTGCCGGACATCGAAAATCGCCAGTACCATGATACTGCAGAGCTCTCCCTGAGAACTGCCATGCGCTTACAGAAAGAACTGACAGAACAATTCCCTGATTCCGAGGAATACAGGCAATGGCTGGCCAAATTCGAAATTGACCTGGCAATGATCGTCAGCAAAAAAGGAAATGTCAAAGAGGCAAAAACACTCTTCAACAGTGCGCTTCAGATTCTGGAACCGGCCTGGAAAAAAAATCCCGATTCACCTCAGCAGCTGGCTGGAATTCTCGATACCACAGAAGAACTGGCCCGACTTTATCATCAGACCAATTCTGATGTCGACAGCTGGCTGATGTGGGATAAACATGACAAATATGAGCGGGAGTTCAACGAACGATTCCCGGGGCTGAATCCCCAGGATTTCAAAGAGAAGCCTCCTTTGCACAATCATGGTGGTCCCGGACCAGGCCAACCAGGCCACGGGCCTCCTCGTGAACGACGTCCTCCCAGACCAGGTGGCCCCGGTCAGAACAATGGCCGTCTCCCCCGTATTTGA